Proteins encoded by one window of Burkholderia plantarii:
- the murA gene encoding UDP-N-acetylglucosamine 1-carboxyvinyltransferase → MQVSVKERDAVSHVATANPAAGRASQGHEERLVITGGARLAGEIQVSGAKNAALPILCAGLLSAEPLRLDNVPDLQDVRTMLALLGGMGVKSEVDGARVTLDAASVSEPVAPYELVKTMRASILVLGPLLARFGYAKVSLPGGCAIGARPVDQHIKGLQAMGAEITIEHGYIEARATRLKGAQIVTDMITVTGTENLLMAATLADGETVIENAAREPEVTDLANLLVAMGARIDGIGTDRLVVQGVERLHGASHAVVPDRIEAGTFLCAVAAAGGELTLRGMRANLLDAVLGKLRETGATLDERADTLRVTMDRRPAAVAIRTSEYPAFPTDMQAQFMTLNAVAAGTAHVVETIFENRFMHVQELNRLGADIVVDGNTALVTGVARLSGANVMATDLRASASLVIAGLCADGETVIDRIYHLDRGYDRMEAKLNAVGADVRRITGSAA, encoded by the coding sequence GTGCAAGTTTCAGTAAAGGAACGCGACGCGGTAAGCCACGTCGCGACGGCGAACCCGGCCGCCGGCCGGGCTTCGCAAGGGCATGAGGAACGGCTCGTGATCACCGGCGGCGCGCGGCTCGCCGGAGAAATCCAGGTGTCGGGCGCGAAGAACGCGGCGCTGCCGATCCTCTGCGCGGGCCTGCTCAGCGCCGAGCCGCTGCGGCTCGACAACGTGCCCGACCTGCAGGACGTGCGCACCATGCTCGCGCTGCTCGGCGGGATGGGCGTGAAGAGCGAGGTGGACGGCGCGCGCGTCACGCTCGACGCGGCCAGCGTGAGCGAGCCGGTGGCGCCCTACGAACTGGTCAAGACCATGCGTGCGTCGATTCTCGTGCTCGGCCCGCTGCTGGCGCGCTTCGGCTACGCGAAGGTGTCGCTGCCGGGCGGCTGCGCGATCGGCGCGCGACCGGTGGACCAGCACATCAAGGGGCTGCAGGCGATGGGCGCCGAGATCACCATCGAGCACGGCTACATCGAGGCGCGCGCCACGCGCCTGAAGGGCGCGCAGATCGTCACCGACATGATCACGGTGACCGGCACCGAGAACTTGCTGATGGCCGCCACGCTGGCCGACGGCGAGACCGTGATCGAGAACGCCGCGCGCGAGCCCGAGGTGACCGACCTCGCCAACCTGCTGGTCGCGATGGGCGCGAGGATCGACGGGATCGGCACCGACCGGCTCGTGGTCCAGGGCGTCGAGCGGCTGCACGGTGCGAGCCACGCGGTGGTGCCCGACCGCATCGAGGCCGGCACGTTCCTCTGCGCGGTGGCGGCGGCGGGCGGCGAGCTCACGCTGCGCGGCATGCGCGCGAACCTGCTCGACGCGGTGCTCGGCAAGCTGCGCGAGACGGGAGCGACGCTCGACGAGCGCGCCGACACGCTGCGCGTGACGATGGACCGGCGCCCGGCCGCGGTGGCGATCCGCACCTCCGAATATCCGGCGTTCCCGACCGACATGCAGGCGCAGTTCATGACGCTGAACGCGGTGGCCGCAGGCACCGCGCACGTGGTCGAGACCATCTTCGAGAACCGCTTCATGCATGTGCAGGAGCTGAACCGGCTCGGCGCCGACATCGTGGTGGACGGCAACACGGCGCTCGTCACGGGCGTGGCGCGGCTGTCGGGCGCCAACGTGATGGCCACCGACCTGCGCGCCTCGGCGAGCCTCGTGATCGCGGGGCTGTGCGCCGACGGCGAGACCGTCATCGACCGGATCTACCATCTCGATCGCGGCTATGATCGGATGGAAGCCAAGCTGAACGCAGTTGGCGCCGACGTGCGCCGCATCACCGGGAGTGCCGCATGA
- the hisG gene encoding ATP phosphoribosyltransferase: MTAPLTLALSKGRIFEETVPLLAAAGIEVAEDPESSRKLILPTNDPNVRVIIVRATDVPTYVEYGAADFGVAGKDVLIEHGGGGLYQPIDLDIARCRMSVAVQAGFDYANAVRQGARLRVATKYVSTAREHFAAKGVHVDLIKLYGSMELAPLVGLADAIVDLVSSGGTLRANNLVEVEEIMPISSRLVVNQAALKLKRAALKPILDAFERASKQSGS; encoded by the coding sequence ATGACCGCACCGCTGACCCTCGCGCTGTCGAAAGGGCGTATCTTCGAGGAAACCGTGCCGCTGCTCGCGGCCGCCGGCATCGAGGTGGCCGAGGATCCCGAATCGTCGCGCAAGCTGATCCTGCCGACCAACGACCCGAACGTGCGCGTGATCATCGTGCGCGCCACCGACGTGCCGACCTACGTCGAGTACGGCGCGGCCGATTTCGGCGTGGCCGGCAAGGACGTGCTGATCGAGCACGGCGGCGGCGGGCTCTACCAGCCGATCGACCTGGACATCGCGCGCTGCCGGATGTCGGTGGCGGTGCAGGCGGGCTTCGACTACGCGAACGCGGTGCGCCAGGGCGCGCGGCTGCGCGTCGCGACGAAGTACGTGTCCACCGCGCGCGAGCACTTCGCGGCCAAGGGCGTCCACGTCGACCTGATCAAGCTGTACGGCTCGATGGAACTCGCGCCGCTGGTCGGCCTGGCCGACGCGATCGTCGACCTGGTCAGCTCGGGCGGCACGCTGCGGGCGAACAATCTGGTCGAGGTCGAGGAGATCATGCCGATCTCGTCGCGCCTCGTCGTGAACCAGGCCGCGCTGAAACTGAAGCGCGCCGCGCTGAAACCGATCCTCGACGCGTTCGAACGCGCGTCGAAGCAGAGCGGGAGCTGA
- the hisD gene encoding histidinol dehydrogenase gives MPIKIRKLDSRSEGFGAALRAVLAFEASEDEAIERSVAAILADVKTRGDAAVLDYTNRFDRLDASSVAALELRQDALEAALDTLEPKRRAALEAAAARVRGYHEKQKLECGSHSWQYTESDGTVLGQKVLPLDRVGLYVPGGKAAYPSSVLMNAIPARVAGVGEIVMVVPTPDGVKNDLVLAAAYLGGVDRVFTIGGAQAVAALAYGTGTVPAVDKICGPGNAYVASAKRRVFGTVGIDMIAGPSEILVLCDGTTDPHWVAMDLFSQAEHDELAQSILLCPDAAFIERVEKAIDELLPTMPREAVIRASLEGRGALITVRDMAEACKIANEIAPEHLEISALEPQQWGKLIRHAGAIFLGRYTSESLGDYCAGPNHVLPTSRTARFSSPLGVYDFIKRSSLIEVSADGAQTLGEIASELAYGEGLQAHARSAEYRMRNHGN, from the coding sequence ATGCCCATCAAGATTCGCAAACTCGATTCGCGCAGCGAGGGCTTCGGCGCCGCGCTGCGCGCGGTGCTCGCCTTCGAGGCGAGCGAGGACGAGGCGATCGAGCGCTCGGTCGCCGCGATTCTCGCCGACGTGAAGACGCGCGGCGACGCGGCTGTGCTCGACTACACGAACCGCTTCGACCGGCTCGACGCGTCGAGCGTGGCCGCGCTGGAGCTGCGCCAGGACGCCCTCGAGGCCGCGCTCGATACGCTCGAGCCGAAGCGCCGCGCGGCGCTGGAAGCGGCCGCCGCGCGTGTGCGCGGCTATCACGAGAAGCAGAAGCTCGAATGCGGCAGCCATAGCTGGCAGTACACCGAATCGGACGGCACGGTGCTGGGCCAGAAGGTGCTGCCGCTCGACCGCGTCGGCCTCTACGTGCCGGGCGGCAAGGCCGCCTACCCGTCGTCGGTGCTGATGAACGCGATTCCGGCGCGGGTGGCCGGGGTCGGCGAGATCGTGATGGTGGTGCCCACGCCCGACGGCGTGAAGAACGACCTCGTGCTCGCGGCCGCCTATCTCGGCGGCGTCGATCGCGTGTTCACGATCGGCGGCGCGCAGGCGGTGGCCGCGCTCGCCTATGGCACCGGGACGGTGCCGGCGGTCGACAAGATCTGCGGCCCCGGCAACGCCTACGTGGCGTCGGCCAAGCGCCGCGTGTTCGGTACGGTCGGCATCGACATGATCGCCGGGCCGTCCGAGATCCTGGTGCTCTGCGACGGCACCACCGATCCGCACTGGGTCGCGATGGACCTGTTCTCGCAGGCCGAGCACGACGAGCTCGCGCAGTCGATCCTGCTGTGCCCCGACGCGGCCTTCATCGAGCGCGTCGAGAAGGCGATCGACGAGCTGCTGCCGACCATGCCGCGCGAGGCCGTGATCCGCGCCTCGCTGGAAGGGCGCGGCGCGCTGATCACGGTGCGCGACATGGCCGAGGCCTGCAAGATCGCCAACGAGATCGCGCCCGAGCACCTCGAGATCTCGGCGCTCGAGCCCCAGCAATGGGGCAAGCTGATCCGCCACGCCGGCGCGATCTTCCTCGGCCGCTACACGAGCGAGAGCCTCGGCGACTACTGCGCCGGGCCGAACCACGTGCTGCCGACCTCGCGCACGGCGCGCTTCTCGTCGCCGCTCGGCGTCTACGATTTCATCAAGCGCTCGAGCCTGATCGAGGTCAGCGCCGACGGCGCGCAGACGCTCGGCGAGATCGCCTCGGAGCTGGCCTACGGCGAGGGGCTGCAGGCGCACGCGCGAAGCGCCGAATACCGGATGCGCAACCACGGCAACTGA
- the hisC gene encoding histidinol-phosphate transaminase, translated as MTTPQDIIRRDVLAMTSYPVPDATGLVKLDAMENPYTLPAPLAAGLGERLAQVALNRYPSPRPAALIGRLRAAMGIPDGCEVLLGNGSDEIIGMLSVACARPGAKVLMPVPGFVMVEQYARLAQMGFVGVPLREDMSLDVDALLAAIDEHQPSLIHLAYPNNPTGTLHADADIERVIAAARASLVVIDEAYQPFAERSWLARVPEFDNVVVMRTVSKLGLAGVRFGYLVGAPAWLAEIDKVRPPYNVNVLTQACVDYLLDHLDVLDAQAAQLRAERGRLAAAVAALPGTTVFPSAGNFLLVRVPDAPALFDALLAERVLIKNVSKMHALLANCVRLTVGSPDENAALLAALRLVLR; from the coding sequence ATGACGACGCCACAAGACATCATCCGCCGCGACGTGCTCGCGATGACGAGCTATCCGGTGCCGGACGCGACCGGGCTCGTGAAGCTCGACGCGATGGAGAACCCGTATACGCTGCCCGCGCCGCTCGCGGCCGGGCTCGGCGAGCGGCTCGCGCAGGTCGCGCTGAACCGCTATCCGTCGCCGCGCCCCGCCGCGCTGATCGGCAGGCTGCGCGCCGCGATGGGGATTCCCGACGGCTGCGAGGTGCTGCTCGGCAACGGTTCGGACGAGATCATCGGCATGCTGTCGGTGGCCTGCGCGCGACCCGGCGCGAAGGTGCTGATGCCGGTGCCCGGCTTCGTGATGGTCGAGCAGTACGCGCGCCTCGCGCAGATGGGATTCGTCGGCGTGCCGCTGCGCGAGGATATGTCCCTCGACGTCGACGCGCTGCTCGCGGCGATCGACGAGCACCAGCCGTCGCTGATCCATCTGGCCTATCCGAACAATCCCACCGGCACGCTCCACGCCGACGCCGACATCGAGCGCGTGATCGCCGCCGCGCGCGCGAGCCTGGTGGTGATCGACGAGGCCTACCAGCCGTTCGCCGAGCGCAGCTGGCTCGCGCGCGTGCCCGAATTCGACAACGTGGTGGTGATGCGCACCGTCTCGAAGCTCGGCCTGGCCGGGGTCCGCTTCGGCTATCTGGTCGGCGCGCCGGCCTGGCTCGCCGAAATCGACAAGGTGCGCCCGCCCTACAACGTCAACGTGCTGACCCAGGCCTGCGTCGACTACCTGCTCGACCATCTCGACGTGCTCGACGCGCAGGCCGCGCAACTGCGCGCCGAGCGCGGCCGGCTCGCCGCGGCGGTGGCCGCGCTGCCCGGCACGACGGTGTTCCCGAGCGCCGGCAATTTCCTGCTGGTGCGGGTGCCCGACGCGCCGGCCCTGTTCGACGCGCTGCTCGCCGAGCGGGTTTTGATCAAAAACGTGAGTAAAATGCACGCGTTGCTCGCGAACTGCGTGCGGCTGACGGTCGGTTCTCCTGACGAGAACGCCGCGCTGCTCGCCGCGTTGCGACTGGTGCTGCGCTAG
- the hisB gene encoding imidazoleglycerol-phosphate dehydratase HisB produces MRVAEVVRDTSETQIRVKINLDGTGQQKLATGVPFLDHMLDQIARHGLIDLDIEAHGDTHIDDHHTVEDVGITLGQAVAKAIGERKGIRRYGHSYVPLDEALSRVVIDFSGRPGLEFHVPFTRARIGTFDVDLSIEFFRGFVNHAGVTLHVDNLRGLNAHHQLETVFKAFGRALRMAVEIDGRAAGQIPSTKGSL; encoded by the coding sequence ATGCGCGTGGCGGAAGTCGTTCGCGATACGAGCGAAACGCAGATCCGTGTGAAGATCAATCTCGACGGCACCGGCCAGCAGAAACTGGCCACCGGCGTGCCGTTCCTCGACCATATGCTCGACCAGATCGCGCGCCATGGTCTCATCGATCTCGACATCGAAGCGCATGGGGATACGCATATCGACGACCACCATACGGTGGAGGACGTCGGCATCACGCTCGGCCAGGCGGTCGCGAAGGCGATCGGCGAGCGCAAGGGCATCCGTCGCTACGGCCATTCTTACGTGCCGCTCGACGAGGCGCTCTCGCGCGTGGTGATCGACTTCTCGGGCCGGCCCGGCCTCGAATTCCACGTGCCGTTCACGCGCGCGCGGATCGGCACCTTCGACGTGGACCTGTCGATCGAGTTCTTCCGCGGGTTCGTGAACCACGCGGGCGTCACGCTGCACGTCGACAATCTGCGCGGCCTCAACGCGCATCACCAGCTCGAGACCGTGTTCAAGGCGTTCGGGCGCGCGCTGCGGATGGCCGTCGAGATCGACGGGCGCGCGGCCGGGCAGATTCCGTCGACCAAGGGCAGCCTCTGA
- a CDS encoding MarC family protein: MDLLKSFISLLALINPLGAVPFFLSLTAALTDAERRRTVRIAAVSVFCVIAVTTLLGQQIIRFFGISVASLEVGGGIIMLLMAINMLNAQMGNTRSTPEERDEAESKHSIAVVPLAIPLLTGPGSISTVIVYSASVAHWYDRIGLIAIGAVLALLCFLAMRLAEPIANWIGRTGINIATRLMGLMLSALAVEFIVDGLKALLPALK, encoded by the coding sequence ATGGACTTGCTCAAATCGTTCATATCGCTGCTCGCGCTGATCAACCCGCTCGGCGCGGTGCCGTTCTTCCTGAGCCTGACGGCGGCGCTGACCGACGCCGAGCGGCGCAGGACGGTGCGCATCGCGGCGGTGTCGGTGTTCTGCGTGATCGCGGTCACCACGCTGCTCGGCCAGCAGATCATCCGTTTCTTCGGGATCTCGGTGGCCTCGCTCGAAGTCGGCGGCGGCATCATCATGCTGCTGATGGCGATCAACATGCTGAACGCGCAGATGGGCAACACGCGCTCGACCCCGGAAGAGCGCGACGAGGCCGAATCGAAGCACAGCATCGCCGTGGTGCCGCTCGCGATCCCGCTGCTGACGGGCCCTGGCTCGATCAGCACGGTGATCGTCTACTCGGCCAGCGTGGCCCACTGGTACGACCGGATCGGCCTGATCGCGATCGGCGCGGTGCTCGCGCTGCTCTGTTTCCTCGCGATGCGGCTCGCCGAGCCGATCGCGAACTGGATCGGCCGCACCGGCATTAATATTGCGACGCGGCTGATGGGATTGATGCTGTCGGCGCTGGCGGTGGAATTCATCGTCGACGGACTGAAGGCTTTGCTGCCTGCACTGAAATGA
- the hisH gene encoding imidazole glycerol phosphate synthase subunit HisH — protein MKTSIAIVDYGMGNLRSVAQALMKAEPDAQVAIVDRPEAIRAADRVVLPGQGAMPDCMRCLGESGLQEAVIEASRSKPLLGVCVGEQMLFDWSEEGDTPGLGLLPGKVLRFDLAGRVQDDGSRFKVPQMGWNRVRQTLAHPLWAGVPDEAFFYFVHSYYVVPGSAAHAAGETLYGEPFVSAVARDNIFATQFHPEKSAEVGLRLYRNFVHWQP, from the coding sequence ATGAAAACTTCGATTGCGATTGTGGATTATGGGATGGGCAACCTGCGTTCGGTGGCCCAGGCGCTGATGAAGGCCGAGCCGGATGCGCAGGTGGCGATCGTCGATCGTCCCGAGGCGATCCGCGCGGCCGACCGCGTGGTGCTGCCGGGCCAGGGCGCGATGCCCGACTGCATGCGCTGCCTCGGCGAATCGGGGCTGCAGGAGGCGGTGATCGAGGCGTCGCGCAGCAAGCCGCTCTTGGGCGTGTGCGTCGGCGAGCAGATGCTGTTCGACTGGAGCGAGGAGGGCGACACGCCGGGCCTCGGGCTGCTGCCGGGCAAGGTGTTGCGCTTCGACCTGGCCGGCCGCGTGCAGGACGACGGCTCGCGCTTCAAGGTGCCCCAGATGGGCTGGAACCGCGTGCGCCAGACGCTCGCGCATCCGCTCTGGGCCGGCGTGCCGGACGAGGCGTTCTTCTACTTCGTCCACAGCTACTACGTGGTGCCCGGGAGCGCGGCGCACGCGGCGGGCGAGACCTTGTATGGCGAGCCGTTCGTCTCGGCGGTGGCGCGCGACAACATCTTCGCGACCCAATTTCACCCGGAAAAGAGCGCCGAGGTCGGGCTGCGGCTTTACCGCAATTTCGTGCATTGGCAGCCCTGA
- the hisA gene encoding 1-(5-phosphoribosyl)-5-[(5-phosphoribosylamino)methylideneamino]imidazole-4-carboxamide isomerase — translation MLLIPAIDLKDGQCVRLKQGDMDQATIFSEDPAAMARKWVDLGARRLHLVDLNGAFAGKPKNLEAIEAILAEVGDEIPVQLGGGIRSLETIEKYLDAGLSYVIIGTAAVKDPGFLQDACTAFAGSIIVGLDAKDGKVATDGWSKLTGHEVIDLAQKFEDYGVESIVYTDIGRDGMLQGINIEATVKLAQAVGIPVIASGGLSNLNDIEQLCSVEGEGIEGVICGRAIYSGDLDFSVAQKRADELNGELDDA, via the coding sequence ATGCTGCTGATTCCGGCCATCGATCTTAAAGACGGTCAGTGTGTGCGCCTCAAACAGGGCGATATGGACCAGGCGACGATTTTCTCCGAGGATCCTGCGGCGATGGCCCGCAAATGGGTCGATCTCGGCGCGCGGCGCCTGCATCTGGTCGACCTGAACGGCGCGTTCGCGGGCAAGCCGAAGAACCTCGAGGCGATCGAGGCGATCCTCGCCGAGGTCGGCGACGAGATCCCCGTCCAGCTCGGCGGCGGCATCCGCAGCCTCGAGACGATCGAGAAGTACCTCGACGCGGGTCTGTCCTACGTGATCATCGGCACCGCGGCCGTCAAGGACCCGGGCTTCCTGCAGGACGCCTGCACGGCGTTCGCGGGCAGCATCATCGTCGGGCTCGACGCCAAGGACGGCAAGGTCGCCACCGACGGCTGGAGCAAGCTGACGGGCCATGAGGTGATCGACCTCGCGCAGAAGTTCGAGGACTACGGCGTCGAATCGATCGTCTATACCGACATCGGCCGCGACGGCATGCTGCAGGGCATCAACATCGAGGCGACGGTGAAGCTCGCGCAGGCGGTCGGGATTCCCGTGATCGCCAGCGGCGGCCTGTCGAACCTGAACGACATCGAGCAGCTCTGCAGCGTGGAAGGCGAGGGAATCGAGGGCGTGATCTGCGGCCGCGCGATCTACTCCGGCGATCTCGACTTCTCGGTCGCGCAGAAGCGCGCCGACGAGCTGAACGGCGAACTCGACGACGCCTGA
- the hisF gene encoding imidazole glycerol phosphate synthase subunit HisF, whose translation MALAKRIIPCLDVTAGRVVKGVNFVELRDAGDPVEIARRYDDQGADELTFLDITATSDQRDLILPIIEAVASQVFIPLTVGGGVRAVEDVRRLLNAGADKVSMNSSAVANPQLVADAANKYGSQCIVVAIDAKRVSADGEAPRWEVFTHGGRKATGLDAIAWASRMAELGAGEILLTSMDRDGTKSGFDLALTRGVSDAVPVPVIASGGVGSLEHLADGIVDGHADAVLAASIFHYGEHTVGEAKRFMAGRGIPVRLPS comes from the coding sequence ATGGCTCTAGCTAAACGCATCATCCCCTGTCTCGACGTGACCGCCGGGCGCGTCGTGAAGGGCGTCAATTTCGTCGAGCTGCGCGACGCGGGCGACCCCGTCGAAATCGCACGACGCTACGACGACCAGGGCGCCGACGAACTGACCTTCCTCGACATCACCGCCACCTCCGACCAGCGCGACCTGATCCTGCCGATCATCGAGGCGGTGGCCTCGCAGGTGTTCATTCCGCTGACGGTGGGCGGCGGCGTGCGCGCCGTCGAGGACGTGCGGCGCCTGCTCAACGCGGGCGCGGACAAGGTCAGCATGAATTCGTCGGCGGTCGCCAATCCGCAGCTCGTCGCCGACGCGGCGAACAAGTACGGCTCGCAATGCATCGTGGTGGCGATCGACGCCAAGCGCGTCTCGGCCGACGGCGAGGCGCCGCGCTGGGAAGTGTTCACGCACGGCGGGCGCAAGGCCACCGGGCTCGACGCGATCGCGTGGGCGAGCCGCATGGCCGAACTCGGCGCGGGCGAGATCCTGCTGACCAGCATGGACCGCGACGGCACCAAGTCCGGTTTCGACCTGGCGCTCACGCGCGGCGTGTCCGACGCGGTGCCGGTGCCGGTGATCGCCTCGGGCGGCGTGGGCTCGCTCGAGCACCTGGCCGACGGCATCGTCGACGGCCATGCCGACGCGGTGCTCGCGGCCAGCATCTTCCATTACGGCGAACACACGGTCGGCGAGGCGAAGCGCTTCATGGCCGGACGCGGCATTCCGGTGAGGCTCCCATCATGA
- the hisI gene encoding phosphoribosyl-AMP cyclohydrolase, producing MTTIPATVSPAWLDKVRWDANGLVPVIAQELGTNDVLMFAWMNREALAKTVETGRAVYYSRSRQRLWFKGEESGHVQHVHEVRLDCDEDVVLLKIDQVSGIACHTGRHSCFFQKFEGTAEGGDWVAVEPVLKDPEHIYK from the coding sequence ATGACGACGATACCGGCGACAGTTTCCCCCGCGTGGCTCGACAAGGTGCGTTGGGATGCCAACGGCCTCGTGCCGGTGATCGCGCAGGAGCTCGGCACGAACGACGTGCTGATGTTCGCGTGGATGAACCGCGAGGCGCTCGCGAAGACCGTCGAGACGGGGCGCGCGGTCTACTATTCGCGCTCGCGCCAGCGGCTCTGGTTCAAGGGCGAGGAATCGGGGCACGTGCAGCACGTGCATGAAGTGCGGCTCGATTGCGACGAGGACGTGGTGCTGCTGAAGATCGACCAGGTGTCGGGCATCGCCTGCCACACCGGCCGCCATTCCTGCTTCTTCCAGAAATTCGAGGGCACCGCCGAGGGCGGCGACTGGGTCGCGGTCGAGCCGGTGCTGAAAGATCCCGAGCACATCTACAAATGA
- a CDS encoding phosphoribosyl-ATP diphosphatase encodes MTQTTNDTLLRLAAVIDSRKGGDPEQSYVSRLFHKGDDAVLKKIGEEATEVVLAAKDVRQGGAPTALVGEVADLWFHCLVMLSHFELSPADVLAELERREGLSGLEEKALRKRRERENGDG; translated from the coding sequence ATGACGCAGACCACCAACGACACGCTGCTGCGCCTCGCGGCCGTGATCGACAGCCGCAAGGGCGGCGATCCCGAGCAATCCTACGTGTCGCGCCTGTTCCACAAGGGCGACGACGCGGTGCTCAAGAAGATCGGCGAGGAAGCGACCGAGGTCGTGCTGGCCGCCAAGGACGTGCGCCAGGGCGGCGCGCCGACGGCGCTGGTCGGCGAGGTTGCCGACCTCTGGTTCCATTGCCTCGTGATGCTGTCGCACTTCGAGCTGAGCCCGGCCGACGTGCTGGCCGAGCTGGAGCGCCGCGAGGGCCTGTCGGGTCTCGAGGAAAAGGCGCTGCGCAAGCGCCGCGAGCGCGAGAACGGGGACGGGTGA
- a CDS encoding DUF4870 family protein, with protein MEDPSWRPGDASVPDRYPAYPGAAPAGSRDGSLRTLTHVLYALYAVHWLTGGITGLIAIIINYVKRPDVVGTRYQQHFEWQIRTFWRALILYLIGVMLSFVVVGFFVLGATWVWTLYRIIKGWLFLNDDKPLDPKAWF; from the coding sequence GTGGAAGATCCTTCGTGGCGCCCCGGCGACGCTTCCGTTCCGGATCGCTATCCGGCCTATCCCGGCGCCGCGCCGGCGGGCAGCCGTGACGGCTCGCTGCGCACGCTGACGCATGTGCTGTATGCGCTCTACGCGGTCCACTGGCTGACGGGCGGCATCACCGGCCTGATCGCGATCATCATCAACTACGTGAAGCGGCCCGACGTGGTCGGCACGCGTTACCAGCAGCATTTCGAGTGGCAGATCCGCACCTTCTGGCGCGCGCTGATCCTCTACCTGATCGGCGTCATGCTGAGCTTCGTCGTGGTCGGCTTTTTTGTACTCGGTGCGACGTGGGTCTGGACGCTGTACCGTATCATCAAAGGCTGGCTGTTCCTGAACGACGACAAGCCGCTCGATCCGAAGGCCTGGTTCTGA
- a CDS encoding histidine triad nucleotide-binding protein — MSHDPDCLFCKIAAGEIPSEKVHQDDEFVAFRDIHPAADTHVLVIPRRHLPTLSAATAEDAPLLGRMLVLVARLAEQLGCAYTGGETGFRTVINTGPGGGQEVFHLHAHLLAGPRPWKRMG, encoded by the coding sequence ATGAGTCACGATCCGGATTGCCTGTTCTGCAAGATCGCGGCGGGCGAGATTCCGAGCGAGAAGGTCCACCAGGACGACGAGTTCGTCGCGTTTCGCGACATTCATCCGGCGGCCGACACGCACGTGCTGGTGATTCCGCGCCGGCATCTGCCGACGCTGTCGGCGGCCACGGCTGAGGACGCGCCGCTGCTTGGTAGAATGCTGGTCCTCGTCGCGCGTCTGGCCGAGCAGCTCGGCTGCGCGTATACGGGCGGCGAAACCGGGTTCCGGACCGTCATCAATACCGGGCCGGGCGGCGGGCAGGAGGTGTTCCACCTGCACGCGCACCTGCTCGCGGGCCCGCGCCCGTGGAAGCGGATGGGGTGA
- the tatA gene encoding Sec-independent protein translocase subunit TatA, translating to MGGLSIWHWLIVLLIVALVFGTKKLRNIGSDLGGAVKGFKDGMKEHETPADAQQLPRTGSVNVDAKEAARSSDSNKA from the coding sequence ATGGGCGGATTGAGCATTTGGCACTGGCTGATCGTTTTGCTGATCGTGGCACTGGTGTTCGGCACGAAGAAGCTGCGCAACATCGGCAGCGATCTGGGCGGTGCGGTGAAGGGCTTCAAGGACGGCATGAAGGAACACGAGACCCCGGCCGACGCGCAGCAGCTGCCGCGCACCGGTTCGGTGAACGTCGACGCGAAGGAAGCGGCGCGTTCGTCCGATTCGAACAAGGCGTGA
- the tatB gene encoding Sec-independent protein translocase protein TatB, whose amino-acid sequence MLDLGLSKMALIGVVALVVLGPERLPRVARTAGALFGRAQRYINDVKAEVSREIELDALRTMRTDFESAARNVENTIHDNLRQHEADLNDAWSSAVSGDAASSPVSVSADGASGFGSTSWQGGGASTGFTPKRRNWRVRQSATPAWYKRASLRRTHVQSGAARVARHQPASLRRPVRFF is encoded by the coding sequence ATGCTGGATCTGGGTCTTTCCAAGATGGCGCTGATCGGCGTCGTCGCGCTCGTGGTGCTCGGCCCCGAGCGCCTGCCGCGCGTCGCGCGCACGGCCGGCGCGCTGTTCGGGCGCGCGCAGCGCTACATCAACGACGTGAAGGCGGAAGTCTCGCGCGAGATCGAACTCGACGCGCTGCGCACCATGCGCACCGACTTCGAGAGCGCCGCGCGCAACGTCGAGAACACGATTCACGACAACCTGCGGCAGCATGAGGCGGACCTCAACGACGCCTGGAGTTCGGCCGTCTCGGGCGACGCCGCGTCGTCGCCGGTTTCGGTGTCGGCCGATGGCGCCTCGGGCTTCGGCTCGACGTCGTGGCAGGGCGGCGGCGCCAGTACCGGCTTCACGCCGAAACGCCGCAACTGGCGCGTCAGGCAGTCGGCGACGCCGGCCTGGTACAAGCGCGCCTCGCTGCGCCGCACCCACGTGCAGTCCGGCGCCGCGCGCGTCGCGCGCCATCAGCCGGCCAGCCTGCGCCGGCCCGTGCGCTTCTTCTGA